The Megachile rotundata isolate GNS110a chromosome 3, iyMegRotu1, whole genome shotgun sequence genome includes a window with the following:
- the path gene encoding solute carrier family 36 member pathetic: protein MDNKVPTEMDTFLPQDGSNPKDGVLTKYKVQVASRDVETGQGDGKTFDPFSERRVDNPTTDCDTLTHLLKASLGTGILSMPVAFKNAGLLLGVFSTILVAFVCTHCAYILVKCAHVLYYKTRRSEMSFADVAEAAFSTGPQWGRKFAKPIRYLIQISLFATYFGTCSVYTVIVATNFNQIIHHYKDAETPDFSLRLMIACLLIPMILLSYVPNLKYLAPVSMVANIFMGTGLGITFYYLVWDLPSFNSVPLFASIEDFPKFFSITIFAMEAIGVVMPLENNMKTPQHFVGICGVLNKGMSGVTLIYILLGFLGYLKYGIRTEDTITLNLPMEEIPAQVVQILIALAVYCTFGLQFYVCLDIAWNGIKDRFQKKPLLANYILRTVIVTGAVLLAVIVPTIGPFIGLIGAFCFSILGLLIPVFIETVTYWDVGFGAGNWVALKNIIICIIGFMALVFGSRSSLIQIVALYS, encoded by the exons ATG GATAACAAAGTACCGACGGAGATGGACACCTTCTTACCCCAAGATGGGTCCAATCCAAAAGATGGGGTATTAACCAA ATACAAAGTGCAAGTTGCTTCACGAGACGTGGAAACTGGCCAGGGTGATGGAAAAACGTTTGATCCCTTCAGCGAACGAAGAGTAGATAACCCGACGAC TGACTGCGACACGTTAACGCATTTACTAAAAGCCTCGCTTGGAACAGGCATACTGTCTATGCCAGTTGCGTTCAAGAACGCGGGTCTTCTCCTTGGTGTGTTTTCCACGATCTTGGTAGCATTTGTATGCACACACTGTGCATATATCTTG GTAAAATGTGCACACGTCCTTTATTACAAAACAAGGCGTTCAGAGATGAGCTTTGCCGACGTAGCAGAAGCTGCGTTTTCTACGGGACCACAATGGGGAAGAAAGTTTGCAAAGCCAATTAG GTATCTTATACAAATTAGTTTATTCGCAACGTACTTCGGCACCTGCAGCGTGTACACCGTCATCGTTGCTACGAACTTCAACCAAATTATTCATCACTATAAAGATGCGGAGACTCCGGACTTCAGTTTGCGATTGATGATCGCTTGTTTATTGATCCCGATGATACTTCTCAGTTATGTACCCAATCTGAAGTATCTTGCACCTGTTTCTATGGTTGCCAATATCTTCATGGGAACAGGACTAGGAATAACCTTTTACTACTTGGTTTGGGATCTCCCCTCTTTCAACTCTGTGCCTTTATTTGCGTCCATAGAggatttcccaaaattcttcaGCATTACTATTTTTGCAATGGAAGCAATAG GTGTTGTAATGCCACtggagaataatatgaaaaCACCGCAACATTTTGTTGGAATCTGTGGTGTTCTTAATAAAGGAATGTCTGGAGTTACGTTGATATATATTTTGTTGGGATTCTTAGGATACCTAAAGTATGGTATTCGAACTGAGGACACTATCACGTTGAATTTACCAATGGAAGAAAT acCAGCCCAAgttgtacaaattttaatagcACTTGCAGTTTACTGTACATTCGGTTTGCAGTTTTATGTGTGCCTTGATATTGCATGGAACGGTATCAAAGACCGATTCCAGAAGAAACCGTTATTAGCAAACTATATTTTGAGAACAGTAATAGTTACAGGAGCAG TTTTACTGGCCGTGATTGTACCAACTATCGGACCTTTTATCGGTCTAATTGGTGCATTCTGTTTTTCGATATTGGGACTTTTAATTCCCGTGTTTATCGAAACAGTAACATATTGGGACGTTGGTTTTGGAGCAGGAAATTGGGTAGCGCTAAAGAACATCATCATATGTATTATTGGTTTCATGGCTTTAGTATTTGGATCTCGCAGTTCATTAATACAAATCGTAGCGCTGTACAGTTAA